A window from Azoarcus sp. DD4 encodes these proteins:
- a CDS encoding glutathione S-transferase family protein — MITLYTWGTPNGYKISIALEELGLAYEVRPVDITRGDQLTPEFLALNPNNKIPVIVDSDGPGGTPITLIESGAILIYLAEKTGRLLPADPRARIEALQWLMLQMGSVGPMLGQAHHFLRFAPSAVPYAIERYSKEAARIYGVLNTRLRGREWLAGDDYSIADIATWPWIARHEWQGIELARFPEVKRWFDAIAARPAVQRGRKVPR; from the coding sequence ATGATCACCCTCTACACCTGGGGCACCCCCAACGGCTACAAGATATCGATCGCGCTCGAGGAGCTCGGCCTGGCCTACGAGGTCCGCCCGGTCGACATCACCCGCGGCGACCAGCTCACGCCCGAGTTCCTGGCGCTCAATCCCAACAACAAGATCCCGGTGATCGTCGACAGCGACGGCCCCGGCGGCACGCCGATCACCCTGATCGAATCGGGCGCGATCCTGATCTACCTCGCCGAGAAGACCGGCCGCCTGCTGCCGGCCGATCCGCGCGCGCGCATCGAGGCGCTGCAGTGGCTGATGCTGCAGATGGGCAGCGTCGGCCCGATGCTCGGCCAGGCTCACCACTTCCTGCGCTTCGCGCCGAGCGCCGTGCCCTATGCGATCGAGCGCTATTCGAAGGAGGCCGCCCGCATCTACGGCGTGCTCAACACCCGCCTGCGCGGACGCGAGTGGCTGGCTGGCGACGACTATTCGATCGCCGACATCGCCACCTGGCCGTGGATCGCACGCCACGAGTGGCAGGGCATCGAACTCGCCCGCTTTCCCGAGGTGAAACGCTGGTTCGACGCGATCGCTGCACGGCCCGCCGTGCAGCGTGGCCGGAAGGTGCCGCGATGA
- a CDS encoding DUF2905 domain-containing protein, with translation MLKWFVVIVLIVLVTGLIQPGLAHRLRLGRLPGDFAFRLRGRTYRFPFATTLLLSLLAWLMLKAF, from the coding sequence ATGCTGAAGTGGTTCGTCGTGATCGTGCTCATCGTGCTGGTGACCGGCCTGATCCAGCCCGGGCTGGCGCATCGCCTGCGGCTGGGGAGGTTGCCGGGCGATTTCGCCTTTCGCCTGCGCGGCAGGACTTATCGCTTTCCCTTTGCCACGACCCTGCTGCTGTCCCTGCTGGCCTGGTTGATGTTGAAGGCATTTTGA
- a CDS encoding multifunctional CCA addition/repair protein: protein MQAYVVGGAVRDALLGLPVKDRDWVVIGATPEEMLAQGFRPVGKDFPVFLHPQTQEEYALARTERKTGRGYAGFAFHTSPEVTLEEDLARRDLTINAIARDEDGSLVDPYGGIADLDARLFRHVSPAFAEDPVRILRVARFAARFTDFTVAPETQALMRDMVGCGEVDHLVAERVWQEIARGLMESRPARMIRVLRDCGALARLLPELDRLFGIPQPAAHHPEIDTGEHVLMVIDHAAATGQPLAVRWAALLHDLGKGETRADILPHHYGHEARSADLARALSERLKAPVDCRDLAVMVAREHGILAQAAILRAETMVKVLERCDALRRPERFEQMLDAAACDYHGRGGERAAVWAPAAAWREAMAAVRAVDAGAIARACADKAQIPQRVHEARVAAVKALRSRDETAAP, encoded by the coding sequence ATGCAAGCCTATGTCGTCGGCGGCGCGGTGCGCGACGCCCTGCTCGGGCTACCGGTCAAGGATCGCGACTGGGTGGTGATCGGCGCCACGCCGGAAGAGATGCTGGCGCAGGGCTTTCGTCCGGTGGGCAAGGATTTCCCGGTCTTCCTGCATCCGCAGACGCAGGAGGAATACGCGCTGGCCCGCACCGAGCGCAAGACCGGCCGCGGCTATGCCGGTTTCGCCTTCCATACCTCGCCCGAAGTGACGCTGGAGGAAGACCTCGCCCGCCGCGACCTCACCATCAACGCGATCGCGCGCGATGAGGACGGCAGCCTGGTCGACCCCTACGGCGGCATCGCCGATCTCGACGCGCGGCTGTTCCGCCACGTCAGCCCGGCCTTCGCCGAAGACCCGGTGCGCATCCTGCGCGTCGCCCGCTTCGCCGCGCGTTTCACCGATTTCACCGTGGCGCCGGAAACACAGGCGCTGATGCGCGACATGGTCGGCTGCGGCGAGGTCGACCACCTGGTGGCGGAACGCGTCTGGCAGGAGATCGCCCGCGGCCTGATGGAGAGCCGGCCTGCGCGCATGATCCGCGTACTGCGCGACTGCGGCGCGCTCGCCCGCCTGCTGCCCGAACTCGACCGCCTGTTCGGCATACCGCAGCCAGCGGCGCACCATCCGGAAATCGACACCGGCGAGCACGTGCTGATGGTGATCGACCACGCTGCGGCCACCGGCCAGCCGCTGGCGGTACGCTGGGCGGCCCTGCTGCACGATCTCGGCAAGGGCGAAACGCGGGCCGACATCCTGCCCCATCATTACGGCCACGAGGCGCGCAGCGCCGACCTCGCACGTGCGCTGTCCGAACGGCTGAAGGCGCCGGTCGATTGCCGCGATCTTGCGGTGATGGTCGCACGCGAACACGGCATCCTCGCCCAGGCGGCGATCCTGCGCGCAGAGACCATGGTGAAAGTGCTGGAGCGCTGCGACGCGCTGCGCCGGCCGGAACGCTTCGAGCAGATGCTCGATGCCGCCGCCTGCGACTATCACGGCCGCGGTGGAGAACGTGCCGCCGTCTGGGCACCGGCCGCCGCCTGGCGCGAAGCGATGGCCGCCGTGCGCGCGGTAGACGCCGGCGCCATCGCCCGCGCGTGTGCCGACAAGGCACAGATTCCGCAGCGGGTACATGAAGCCCGCGTCGCCGCGGTCAAGGCTCTGCGCAGCCGCGACGAAACCGCCGCGCCGTGA
- a CDS encoding glutathione S-transferase family protein has translation MKLIIGNKNYSSWSLRAWLAARAGGIGFEEIRIPLFIPGSREHILSHSPSGKVPCLIDHGLTVWDSLAICEYLAEKAPQLWPADPAARAVGRAVSAEMHAGFQNLRQRMGMNIRKDYAGHGRTPEVEADIARITAIWNDCRKRFGQGGPYLFGAFSIADAMYAPVCFRFQTYAVKPEGAAGDYLATMLADPHMQAWQQAALAETEIIPAEDVYG, from the coding sequence ATGAAACTGATCATCGGCAACAAGAACTACTCGTCCTGGTCATTGCGCGCCTGGCTGGCCGCGCGTGCCGGCGGCATCGGCTTCGAAGAAATCCGCATTCCGCTCTTCATCCCCGGCAGCCGCGAGCACATCCTGTCGCACTCGCCGTCGGGCAAGGTGCCTTGCCTGATCGATCACGGCCTCACGGTATGGGATTCGCTCGCGATCTGCGAGTACCTCGCCGAGAAGGCACCGCAGCTGTGGCCGGCGGACCCGGCGGCACGCGCCGTCGGCCGCGCGGTCAGCGCCGAGATGCACGCCGGCTTCCAGAACCTGCGCCAGCGCATGGGCATGAACATCCGTAAGGACTACGCCGGTCACGGCCGCACGCCCGAGGTCGAAGCCGACATCGCCCGCATCACTGCGATCTGGAACGACTGCCGCAAACGCTTCGGGCAGGGCGGCCCCTACCTGTTCGGCGCCTTCTCGATCGCCGACGCCATGTACGCGCCGGTCTGCTTCCGCTTCCAGACCTACGCGGTCAAGCCCGAGGGCGCCGCCGGCGACTACCTCGCCACGATGCTGGCCGATCCGCACATGCAGGCCTGGCAGCAGGCCGCGCTGGCCGAGACCGAGATCATCCCGGCCGAGGACGTCTACGGCTGA
- a CDS encoding complex I NDUFA9 subunit family protein produces the protein MKPARVVLIGGSGFVGSAIANRLCAAGVEVSIPTRRSIHADHLRLLPTADIVEADVHDPAALARVVTGADAVVNLVGILHSRSGSPFGPDFARAHVELPRKLVAACTAAGVGQLVHVSALGASADGPSQYQRSKAAGEAEIRAAAPSLAWTILRPSVMFGRDDHFLNLFASLARSFPLLPLAGARARFQPVYVEDVAEVVWHCLTEPTAGGQTYELAGPTIYTLRELVEYVSALAGCPRPVLPLPEGLAMLQAALMELAPQPMMSRDNVRSMRVDNVAAGAPLPFGLTPTAMEAVVPSWIGSNSPRARFYGFRRHASRPRG, from the coding sequence ATGAAACCCGCACGTGTCGTCCTGATCGGCGGCTCCGGCTTTGTCGGCAGCGCCATCGCCAACCGCCTGTGCGCCGCCGGTGTCGAGGTATCCATCCCCACGCGGCGGAGCATCCATGCCGACCATCTGCGGTTGCTGCCCACCGCCGACATCGTCGAGGCCGACGTGCACGACCCGGCCGCCCTCGCCCGCGTCGTCACCGGTGCCGACGCGGTGGTGAATCTGGTCGGCATCCTGCACTCCCGCTCCGGTTCGCCCTTCGGCCCGGACTTCGCCCGCGCCCACGTCGAACTGCCGCGCAAGCTGGTCGCCGCCTGCACCGCGGCCGGCGTCGGCCAACTCGTTCATGTCAGCGCGCTAGGCGCCAGCGCGGACGGTCCCTCGCAATACCAGCGCTCAAAGGCGGCCGGCGAGGCGGAAATCCGCGCCGCAGCGCCCTCGCTGGCCTGGACCATCCTGCGCCCGTCGGTGATGTTCGGCCGCGACGATCATTTCCTCAATCTGTTCGCCAGTCTGGCCCGCAGTTTTCCGCTGCTGCCGCTGGCCGGCGCGCGCGCCCGCTTCCAGCCGGTGTATGTCGAGGACGTCGCCGAGGTCGTGTGGCACTGCCTGACCGAACCGACCGCCGGTGGACAGACCTACGAGCTGGCCGGCCCGACGATCTACACCCTGCGCGAGCTGGTCGAATACGTATCGGCGCTGGCCGGCTGCCCGCGCCCGGTGCTGCCGCTGCCGGAAGGGCTCGCCATGCTGCAGGCGGCACTGATGGAGCTGGCGCCGCAACCCATGATGAGCCGCGACAACGTGCGCTCGATGCGGGTGGACAACGTCGCCGCCGGCGCACCGCTGCCCTTCGGCCTGACGCCGACCGCGATGGAGGCGGTGGTGCCGAGCTGGATAGGCAGCAATTCGCCGCGCGCGCGCTTCTACGGCTTCCGCCGCCACGCCAGCCGGCCGCGGGGATGA
- a CDS encoding lytic transglycosylase domain-containing protein, translating into MKQFLWGALAAGLMSLNGGAAAQVGKTGDDRILAARDAVRNGDRASLEWLATGTEGHVLNPYVRYWLLFNKLARPEPPPADELADFFLREAGSMLAERLRGDWLRRMAKDGDWTGYLQLYPDLQAPDQELRCLNWTARLMTGDRSVLDEVARQWMELVDSHTACETALRATLSAGLVGADEVWWRIRRQVEGKNPGQARATLAWLPVGNAPQSAAFEQAIGSPAAYLDRLPPNFAVSRAGRELALAAIVRLARDDLAGAYGRLIRLQDRLETGERAYAYSALALRAAFAQQAEAVAWFQAAGNIPLTAEQRAWRIRSALRAADWPAVRQAIQDLTPNEQNEPDWIYWLARAHAAEGRQAEAETLYGRIADQASFYGLLAAEELGRPFAPPVRSGTITAADLRRAETDPGLLRALALFRLDMRTEGVREWNWSLRGQDEAFTLAAARIALDNGIYDRAINSAERGNPNGNFDMRFLTPYRQLIEPQVRSQGLDLSWVYGLMRQESRFVVPARSSSGAQGLMQVMPATGKWVAGKIGMSSYHLGLLSDPNTNVQLGTNYMRLILEDLDNHPVLASAGYNAGPSRAKRWRDAKPLEGAIYAETIPFDETRDYVKKVMTNTVIYAAMLEGRPQSLKNRLGTIAPRN; encoded by the coding sequence ATGAAGCAGTTTCTTTGGGGTGCGCTCGCAGCGGGGCTGATGTCGCTCAACGGGGGCGCCGCCGCCCAGGTCGGCAAGACAGGCGACGACCGCATCCTGGCGGCACGCGACGCGGTGCGCAACGGCGACCGTGCATCGCTGGAATGGCTGGCCACCGGCACCGAGGGCCATGTGCTCAACCCCTACGTGCGCTACTGGCTGCTGTTCAACAAGCTGGCACGCCCCGAGCCCCCACCGGCCGACGAACTCGCCGATTTCTTCCTGCGCGAGGCCGGCAGCATGCTGGCCGAACGCCTGCGCGGCGATTGGCTGCGCCGCATGGCCAAGGACGGCGACTGGACCGGCTACCTGCAGCTTTACCCCGACCTCCAGGCCCCCGACCAGGAATTGCGCTGTCTCAACTGGACTGCCCGGCTGATGACAGGCGACCGCAGCGTGCTCGACGAAGTCGCCCGCCAATGGATGGAACTGGTGGACAGCCACACCGCCTGTGAGACCGCGCTGCGCGCCACGCTCAGTGCAGGGCTCGTCGGCGCCGACGAGGTCTGGTGGCGCATCCGCCGCCAGGTCGAAGGCAAGAATCCGGGCCAGGCGCGCGCCACGCTCGCCTGGCTGCCGGTCGGCAACGCCCCCCAGAGCGCCGCCTTCGAACAGGCGATCGGTTCGCCTGCGGCCTACCTCGACCGGCTGCCGCCCAATTTCGCCGTCAGCCGCGCCGGCCGTGAGCTGGCGCTGGCTGCCATCGTGCGGCTGGCACGCGACGATCTCGCCGGCGCCTACGGCCGCCTGATCCGCCTGCAGGACCGCCTCGAGACCGGGGAACGCGCCTACGCCTACTCCGCGCTCGCGCTGCGCGCCGCCTTCGCCCAGCAAGCCGAGGCCGTTGCCTGGTTTCAGGCCGCCGGCAACATCCCGCTCACCGCAGAACAGCGCGCCTGGCGCATCCGCAGCGCGCTGCGCGCCGCCGACTGGCCTGCGGTGCGGCAGGCCATCCAGGACCTGACGCCGAACGAACAGAACGAGCCGGACTGGATCTACTGGCTCGCTCGCGCCCACGCTGCCGAAGGCCGGCAGGCCGAGGCCGAGACGCTCTACGGCCGCATCGCCGACCAGGCCAGCTTCTACGGCCTGCTCGCCGCCGAGGAACTTGGCCGTCCCTTCGCCCCGCCGGTCCGCAGCGGCACCATCACCGCCGCCGACCTCCGCCGCGCCGAGACCGACCCCGGCCTGCTGCGCGCACTCGCCTTGTTCCGTCTCGACATGCGGACCGAGGGCGTACGCGAATGGAACTGGTCGCTGCGCGGCCAGGACGAAGCGTTCACGCTCGCCGCGGCCCGCATCGCGCTCGACAACGGCATCTACGACCGCGCCATCAATTCCGCCGAACGCGGCAACCCGAACGGCAACTTCGACATGCGCTTCCTCACGCCCTATCGTCAGCTGATCGAACCGCAGGTGCGCAGCCAGGGCCTCGACCTGAGCTGGGTGTACGGCCTGATGCGCCAGGAAAGCCGCTTCGTCGTGCCGGCGCGGTCGAGTTCCGGCGCGCAGGGGCTGATGCAGGTGATGCCGGCCACCGGCAAGTGGGTCGCCGGCAAGATAGGGATGAGCAGCTACCATCTCGGCCTGCTGTCCGACCCGAACACCAACGTGCAACTGGGCACCAACTACATGCGCCTGATCCTGGAAGATCTCGACAACCATCCGGTACTGGCCAGCGCCGGCTACAACGCCGGGCCCAGCCGGGCCAAGCGCTGGCGCGATGCCAAACCGCTCGAAGGCGCGATCTATGCTGAAACTATCCCCTTCGACGAGACGCGCGACTACGTCAAGAAGGTGATGACCAACACCGTCATCTACGCGGCGATGCTGGAAGGCCGGCCACAATCGCTGAAGAACCGGCTGGGCACCATCGCACCGCGCAACTGA
- a CDS encoding 5-formyltetrahydrofolate cyclo-ligase: MTGLHSASPDDIAALRRSARERAIAAREALSPSRRAELTARIEGHLDMLAERFAPRVLAFCWPYRGEPDLRAWVTRWLAADRERRAALPVVLDKATPLGFRRWTPDAVLTPDRHGIPYPAAGEALVPDLALVPLNAFDAAGFRLGYGGGYFDRTLAEIDPVAVGVGFECGRVDSVFPQGHDQPMHWIVTEAGVQESPLG, encoded by the coding sequence GTGACCGGCCTGCATTCCGCTTCACCCGATGACATTGCGGCGCTCCGGCGCTCGGCCCGCGAACGCGCCATCGCTGCCCGCGAGGCCCTGTCGCCGAGCCGGCGTGCCGAGCTCACCGCGCGCATCGAAGGACATCTCGACATGCTCGCCGAGCGCTTTGCGCCGCGGGTGCTGGCTTTCTGCTGGCCCTACCGTGGCGAACCCGACCTGCGCGCCTGGGTGACGCGCTGGCTGGCGGCCGACCGCGAGCGGCGGGCTGCGCTGCCGGTAGTGCTCGACAAGGCAACGCCGCTGGGCTTCCGCCGGTGGACGCCGGATGCGGTGCTGACGCCGGATCGCCATGGCATCCCCTACCCGGCCGCTGGCGAAGCGCTGGTGCCCGACCTGGCGCTGGTGCCGCTCAATGCCTTCGACGCGGCGGGCTTCCGCCTGGGCTACGGTGGCGGCTACTTTGACCGTACCCTGGCCGAGATCGATCCGGTGGCGGTGGGGGTGGGTTTCGAATGTGGCCGGGTGGACAGCGTCTTTCCGCAGGGGCACGACCAGCCCATGCACTGGATCGTCACGGAGGCCGGCGTGCAGGAATCGCCGCTGGGCTGA
- a CDS encoding diguanylate cyclase translates to MQATDSAAPVPATPPSNGRQRLGDIGFIGFIALCVLVAWLSVHYHGGRLEEEALAARQQVAALDAQHLESHLALTLRGIDLTLQALLENGPPAEAGHTWNGLLGEALRHSPQLRSLSLLGPDGRIIASSNPANIGHRPGLGGYQPDGSGAAPLLRIGPPQAGRDLIDGAAMDPAAALPPLYFVPVLRGTGRTDERSLAMLAAINMDYFLNNGALPERAPTDHLEILSFDGQRLLDDNAPFDLDLHQANRTLAARWQAGDENGQVSEILRDKRYEAVYRVTHHFPLGVVARFDTDAALAGARAERSRQETRLFPTVALGLGGALLGYIFFRRAGSRERAARQAAEDALRASEARYRTTMDAVRDGMWEWNAQTGTMRWDRRCFEMLGYPPGAFEVDFPTCLAMLHPDDAPLVSGQLADQTSKAEGFSNEFRMRTATGDWHWVEGRGRVVEWQDGKPLRVVGTNSDIHARKTGEQRLRLLEAALNAAANAVVITNPQAVIEWVNPAFAALTGYAESEVIGRTPRELINSGTQSGEYYAALWNTILAGDVWRGELVNRRSDGRLYHEALTITPIHDDHGALDHFIAVKEDISARKAAETALDAAHARLRAVVDNFPGAVILEAPDGTITLVNQALCDLLGLQQCATELIGTPSADLADAVSRNFVEADAFISRIRTLREHARPVQGEEIEQVGGRWLERDFVPVHAGDTLLGFLRLYRDVTERKHHEQALQRMATLDGLTGAWNRRAFLERAEQERLRHLRTRHPTTLVMLDLDYFKRINDTWGHAAGDAVLCDFVRQVQSGLRSTDMLGRLGGEEFALLLADTGLDGAADLTERLRASIAANPIEYAGQHIGITVSAGIAPFRATDRSVEAALGRADEALYRAKSAGRNRFESAADDGDACDQACSA, encoded by the coding sequence GTGCAAGCTACCGATAGTGCTGCGCCCGTCCCCGCCACGCCTCCGTCCAACGGGCGCCAGCGCCTCGGCGACATCGGCTTCATCGGCTTCATCGCCCTCTGCGTGCTGGTCGCCTGGCTCAGCGTGCACTATCACGGTGGCCGCCTAGAGGAAGAAGCGCTCGCCGCCCGGCAGCAGGTCGCAGCACTCGATGCCCAGCATCTCGAATCCCACCTTGCGCTGACGCTGCGCGGCATCGACCTGACCCTGCAAGCCTTGCTGGAGAACGGTCCGCCAGCCGAAGCCGGCCACACCTGGAACGGGCTGCTGGGCGAAGCCTTGCGGCACAGCCCGCAGCTGCGTTCGCTCTCCCTGCTCGGCCCCGACGGCCGCATCATCGCCAGCTCCAACCCGGCCAACATCGGCCACCGGCCCGGCCTCGGTGGCTACCAGCCGGATGGTAGCGGCGCTGCCCCGCTGCTACGCATCGGCCCGCCGCAGGCGGGGCGGGATCTGATCGACGGCGCCGCAATGGATCCCGCAGCCGCCTTGCCGCCGCTGTACTTCGTGCCGGTGCTGCGCGGCACCGGTCGCACCGACGAGCGCAGCCTTGCCATGCTCGCTGCCATCAACATGGATTACTTCCTCAACAACGGGGCATTGCCGGAACGGGCGCCCACGGACCACCTCGAAATACTCAGCTTCGACGGCCAGCGCCTGCTCGACGACAACGCTCCCTTCGACCTCGATCTGCATCAGGCCAATCGCACGCTGGCCGCCCGCTGGCAGGCCGGTGACGAAAACGGCCAGGTGAGCGAAATCCTCCGCGACAAGCGCTACGAGGCCGTCTATCGCGTAACCCACCACTTTCCCCTCGGCGTGGTCGCGCGCTTCGACACGGACGCTGCGCTCGCCGGCGCGCGGGCCGAGCGCAGCCGCCAGGAAACACGTCTGTTCCCGACAGTGGCGCTCGGACTGGGCGGCGCCCTGCTCGGCTACATTTTTTTCCGCCGCGCTGGCAGCCGCGAGCGCGCCGCCCGTCAGGCGGCGGAAGACGCGCTGCGGGCAAGCGAAGCACGCTACCGCACCACCATGGACGCGGTGCGCGACGGCATGTGGGAATGGAATGCGCAGACGGGCACCATGCGCTGGGATAGACGCTGCTTCGAAATGCTCGGCTATCCGCCCGGCGCGTTCGAAGTCGATTTTCCGACCTGTCTGGCGATGCTGCACCCGGACGATGCGCCGCTCGTTTCAGGCCAACTGGCGGACCAGACCAGCAAGGCCGAAGGCTTCTCCAACGAGTTCCGCATGCGGACCGCCACTGGCGACTGGCACTGGGTGGAAGGTCGCGGCCGGGTGGTCGAGTGGCAGGACGGCAAGCCGCTGCGGGTGGTCGGCACCAACAGCGACATCCATGCGCGCAAGACCGGGGAGCAGCGCCTGCGCCTGCTCGAGGCCGCCCTCAACGCCGCCGCCAACGCCGTGGTCATCACCAACCCGCAGGCCGTGATCGAGTGGGTCAACCCGGCCTTCGCGGCACTGACAGGCTACGCGGAATCGGAAGTGATCGGCCGCACCCCGCGCGAACTCATCAACTCCGGCACGCAGTCGGGCGAATACTACGCGGCGCTGTGGAACACCATCCTTGCCGGCGACGTCTGGCGCGGCGAGCTCGTCAACCGGCGCAGCGACGGCCGGCTCTACCACGAAGCCTTGACCATCACGCCGATACACGACGATCACGGGGCCCTCGACCACTTCATCGCCGTCAAGGAAGACATCAGCGCGCGCAAGGCCGCCGAAACCGCGCTCGACGCCGCCCATGCGCGCCTGCGCGCGGTGGTGGACAACTTCCCCGGCGCCGTCATCCTCGAAGCACCCGACGGCACGATCACGCTGGTGAATCAGGCGCTGTGCGACCTGCTCGGCCTGCAGCAGTGCGCCACCGAACTGATCGGCACCCCCAGTGCCGATCTGGCCGACGCGGTCAGCCGCAACTTCGTCGAGGCAGACGCCTTCATCAGCCGCATCCGGACCCTGCGCGAACACGCCCGCCCGGTGCAGGGCGAAGAGATCGAGCAGGTCGGCGGCCGCTGGCTGGAACGCGATTTCGTCCCGGTCCACGCCGGCGACACCCTGCTCGGTTTCCTGCGGCTGTACCGCGACGTCACCGAGCGCAAGCACCACGAGCAGGCGCTGCAACGCATGGCCACGCTGGACGGCCTTACCGGCGCATGGAACCGGCGTGCCTTCCTCGAGCGTGCCGAACAGGAGCGGCTGCGCCACCTCCGCACCCGGCATCCGACGACGCTGGTGATGCTCGATCTCGATTACTTCAAGCGCATCAATGACACCTGGGGCCATGCCGCCGGCGATGCGGTGTTATGCGACTTCGTCCGCCAGGTCCAGAGCGGCCTGCGCTCAACCGACATGCTCGGCCGTCTCGGCGGCGAGGAATTCGCGCTGCTGCTGGCCGACACCGGCCTGGACGGCGCCGCGGATCTCACCGAGCGGCTGCGCGCAAGCATCGCCGCGAACCCGATCGAATACGCCGGCCAACATATCGGCATTACCGTCAGTGCGGGCATCGCCCCCTTCCGGGCAACGGACCGTTCGGTGGAAGCCGCACTGGGACGTGCCGACGAAGCGCTCTACCGTGCCAAGTCCGCCGGCCGCAATCGCTTCGAAAGCGCGGCGGACGACGGAGATGCGTGCGACCAGGCCTGTTCGGCCTGA
- a CDS encoding ABC transporter substrate-binding protein produces MRPFARLALSLFCSLMLLHGATAAEPASRLDRIVGERLLKVCVWPDYYGISYRNPRTQELTGIDIDLARELARDLGVRVEFIDSSFASLIGDVLGDRCDVAMFAIGITAQRAEKLRFTSPHLASDIYAITTRSNRRIRSWDDIDQPGVVVAVAKGTLHEPVMREKLRHAQLQVLASPHAREQEVESGRADVFMTDFPYSRRMLDNADWARLVSPSTRYHVTPYGWAVAPGDDRWHQRLETFLGAIRDDGRLMTAARRHGLDPIVVSR; encoded by the coding sequence ATGCGCCCGTTCGCCCGCCTCGCACTGAGTCTGTTTTGCAGCCTGATGCTGCTCCACGGCGCCACTGCGGCGGAGCCGGCCAGCAGGCTGGACCGCATTGTCGGCGAGCGCCTGCTCAAGGTCTGCGTCTGGCCGGACTATTACGGCATTTCCTATCGCAACCCGCGCACGCAGGAGCTGACCGGCATCGACATCGACCTGGCACGCGAGCTGGCACGCGATCTCGGCGTCCGCGTCGAGTTCATCGACAGCTCCTTCGCCAGCCTCATCGGCGATGTTCTCGGCGACCGTTGCGATGTGGCGATGTTTGCCATCGGCATCACCGCCCAGCGCGCAGAAAAGCTGCGCTTCACCTCGCCGCACCTCGCGAGCGACATCTACGCCATCACCACCCGCAGCAACCGCCGCATCCGCAGCTGGGACGACATCGACCAGCCCGGCGTCGTCGTCGCGGTCGCGAAGGGCACGCTGCACGAGCCGGTGATGCGGGAGAAACTGCGCCATGCGCAATTGCAGGTGCTCGCCTCGCCGCATGCGCGCGAACAGGAAGTGGAATCCGGCCGTGCCGACGTGTTCATGACCGACTTCCCCTACAGCCGCCGCATGCTCGACAACGCCGACTGGGCACGGCTGGTGTCGCCGTCGACGCGCTATCACGTCACCCCCTATGGCTGGGCAGTTGCCCCTGGCGACGACCGCTGGCACCAGCGCCTGGAGACCTTCCTCGGCGCGATCCGCGACGATGGCCGCCTGATGACCGCCGCCCGCCGTCACGGCCTCGACCCCATCGTCGTCAGCCGCTGA